A window from Lytechinus pictus isolate F3 Inbred chromosome 9, Lp3.0, whole genome shotgun sequence encodes these proteins:
- the LOC135155565 gene encoding uncharacterized protein LOC135155565 has translation MNQPVRMTELPVECPDINGTVATNHIGLNKYSFNVTIGPENVTKSIPQYRYHGGDVSVALGVRASPIGSVDDLGTYQLTIADDVLRKTCEGPIRILGRITVATVVIIVMAAIAVIVLISFISYRVVKAIKRSKTN, from the exons ATGAATCAGCCAGTTCGAA TGACTGAACTACCGGTGGAATGCCCCGACATCAATGGCACCGTCGCTACAAATCACATCGGACTGAACAAGTACAGCTTCAACGTCACAATCGGACCTGAAAACGTCACCAAATCTATCCCACAGTACCGGTACCATGGGGGTGATGTCTCGGTGGCCCTTGGTGTCAGGGCGAGTCCGATCGGTAGCGTCGATGATCTCGGGACATACCAGCTGACCATAGCCGATGATGTCCTGAGGAAGACTTGCGAAGGTCCTATCCGAATTTTAG gaCGCATTACGGTAGCAACGGTTGTGATTATCGTCATGGCAGCTATAGCAGTGATCGTTTTGATATCATTTATATCATAcag ggTTGTCAAGGCTATAAAGAGGtccaaaacaaattaa